A genomic segment from Pseudobacteriovorax antillogorgiicola encodes:
- a CDS encoding argininosuccinate synthase, with protein sequence MKDDIKKVVLAYSGGLDTSVMARWLKETYDCEVIAFTADVGQGAELEGLEEKALKTGCSQIFIEDLRHEFVKDYVWTALKASAVYEGHYLLGTSVARPVIAKKQIEIAKQVGADAVSHGATGKGNDQVRFELGYYALKPDVKVIAPWRSWPFKSRTDLLNYAAEHDIPVTATHSKPYSTDGNMMHISYEGGILEDPWAAPPEDIFLMTRGIEKTPDQPEEVIITFKSGEPTQINGKELPPVDMLQTLNQIGGLHGIGRVDIVENRFVGMKSRGVYETPGMTILHQAHLALETITLDREVMKLRDSLGTKIAELIYNGFWFSPEFKVIQNMVNDIQEPVSGEVKLKLFKGQVTTLGRRSPQSLYSEALATFEEDNVYNQADAEGFIKLNALRLRMQQDQI encoded by the coding sequence GCATTTACAGCTGATGTGGGGCAAGGTGCCGAGCTTGAAGGGCTCGAAGAAAAAGCTCTTAAAACAGGCTGCTCGCAGATCTTTATCGAAGACTTGCGTCATGAGTTTGTCAAAGATTATGTCTGGACTGCTCTAAAGGCTTCGGCTGTCTATGAGGGGCACTACCTTCTAGGTACCTCTGTGGCAAGGCCTGTAATAGCAAAAAAACAGATCGAAATTGCGAAACAGGTTGGTGCCGACGCTGTATCCCATGGTGCTACTGGTAAGGGCAACGACCAGGTCCGTTTCGAGCTTGGTTACTATGCATTAAAGCCAGATGTGAAAGTGATTGCTCCGTGGCGGTCGTGGCCATTTAAATCGAGAACTGATCTTTTAAACTATGCGGCTGAGCATGATATTCCTGTTACAGCCACCCATAGCAAGCCCTATTCTACTGATGGCAACATGATGCATATTTCCTATGAAGGAGGAATTCTCGAAGACCCATGGGCCGCACCTCCGGAAGATATTTTTCTAATGACCCGAGGGATCGAAAAGACTCCGGATCAACCCGAAGAAGTGATCATCACTTTTAAATCAGGGGAACCAACTCAGATCAACGGTAAAGAGCTTCCGCCAGTGGATATGCTACAGACGCTCAACCAAATAGGTGGGCTGCATGGGATTGGTCGTGTAGATATCGTTGAAAATCGCTTCGTTGGTATGAAGTCAAGAGGCGTCTATGAAACTCCGGGTATGACGATTCTCCACCAGGCTCACCTTGCTCTAGAGACGATCACCTTGGATCGTGAAGTGATGAAGTTGAGAGATTCTCTGGGGACCAAGATCGCTGAGTTGATCTATAACGGCTTTTGGTTCTCTCCTGAATTTAAAGTCATTCAAAATATGGTAAACGACATTCAAGAACCAGTTTCAGGTGAGGTGAAACTAAAACTATTCAAAGGTCAGGTCACCACCCTTGGGCGACGATCACCTCAATCACTCTACTCCGAGGCACTGGCAACATTCGAAGAGGATAATGTCTACAATCAAGCGGATGCAGAAGGGTTTATTAAGCTCAATGCGTTGCGTTTGAGAATGCAACAAGACCAGATATGA
- the argH gene encoding argininosuccinate lyase, which produces MSMWGGRFEEGPDQVFVRFNASFPFDRKLVFYDIQGSQAYGQALFDAGVLSQEDFDKITMGLEDLKDRLEANPEDLDQAVNEGYEDVHGYVEDSLSAMIGDAAKRLHTGRSRNDQVATDFRLYTRDAIDQLCADIKCLQETLLQKAEENFDAILPGFTHLQKAQPVAWPHYLLSYNEMLKRDWGRLQDTRKRVNVLPLGSGALAGNNYDLDRIKLAKSLGFDGVTSNSLDATSDRDFVVETISAIALTMVHLSRLAEDLIIYCSSEYSYVEMSDLVATGSSLMPQKKNPDALELIRGKSGRVFGHLTSILSVLKGLPSCYNKDLQEDKEGLFDAVETASISLKVMTTVIGTLKVKPEVMLDACKTGYLNATDLADYLVAQGLAFREAHHVVGEIVLYALRKGVAIEELSLEELQTHSAQIRDDVYAAISLQQSLAAKKSWGGTSPERVREALDLAKKMM; this is translated from the coding sequence ATGAGTATGTGGGGCGGTCGTTTTGAGGAAGGGCCGGATCAAGTGTTTGTGAGATTCAACGCTTCTTTCCCCTTTGATAGGAAGCTAGTTTTTTACGATATCCAGGGCAGCCAGGCGTATGGACAGGCTTTGTTTGATGCAGGTGTTCTGAGCCAAGAGGATTTTGATAAAATCACTATGGGGCTAGAGGATCTGAAAGATCGGCTAGAGGCAAACCCGGAAGACCTTGATCAGGCTGTCAACGAAGGTTACGAAGATGTTCATGGCTACGTAGAGGATTCTTTAAGCGCAATGATCGGCGATGCAGCAAAGAGGCTTCACACCGGCCGTAGTCGCAATGATCAGGTGGCCACGGATTTTAGGCTTTATACTCGTGATGCCATCGACCAGCTTTGTGCCGATATAAAGTGCCTTCAAGAAACTCTATTACAGAAAGCTGAAGAAAATTTTGACGCTATTCTGCCTGGCTTTACCCACCTACAGAAAGCTCAGCCTGTTGCCTGGCCTCATTATCTTTTGTCCTACAATGAGATGTTGAAGAGAGACTGGGGCAGGCTTCAGGACACGCGGAAGCGAGTCAACGTTCTTCCCTTGGGCTCAGGGGCCCTGGCTGGAAACAACTATGATCTTGATCGGATTAAGCTGGCCAAGAGCCTAGGTTTTGATGGTGTCACAAGCAATAGCTTAGACGCTACCAGTGATCGTGACTTTGTGGTGGAGACAATCAGTGCTATTGCCTTGACGATGGTTCACCTTTCTCGCCTAGCTGAAGATCTGATCATCTATTGCTCTTCTGAGTACAGCTACGTTGAGATGAGTGATCTGGTGGCAACAGGATCGTCTTTGATGCCTCAGAAGAAGAACCCAGATGCCTTAGAGTTGATTCGTGGTAAATCAGGACGCGTGTTCGGCCATCTGACAAGCATCCTATCAGTGCTTAAGGGCCTACCTTCTTGCTATAACAAGGATCTGCAAGAGGATAAGGAAGGGCTGTTTGATGCGGTGGAAACAGCTTCTATATCTCTTAAAGTGATGACCACAGTAATTGGAACGCTCAAAGTAAAGCCAGAGGTGATGCTCGACGCCTGTAAAACAGGATACTTGAATGCTACCGATCTAGCTGACTACCTAGTGGCTCAAGGGCTTGCTTTTCGTGAGGCTCATCATGTGGTGGGTGAGATTGTCTTGTATGCCTTGCGGAAGGGAGTGGCCATCGAAGAGTTATCTCTTGAAGAGCTACAAACTCATTCTGCTCAAATTAGGGACGACGTCTATGCGGCCATAAGCCTGCAGCAGTCTCTTGCCGCGAAAAAGTCTTGGGGAGGTACTTCGCCAGAGAGGGTTCGTGAGGCCCTTGATTTAGCGAAGAAAATGATGTGA
- a CDS encoding class I SAM-dependent RNA methyltransferase, which translates to MIKSKLKPVIEGTIEAVAFGGRGILKHDGKVFFVEGGLPGDRVRVQVTKEKKTFGEGYVTTLLEPSEIRTPSPCIYSDQCGGCQWLEAPKAHQDNWKQEFITSALKRIAKVDHSLETFFSSPDALHYRNRVSLKGIYTKSYLKVGYYRQRSHELIAIKTCKIAENPINQCLEQVNRLDLPPTEKDYSFDLDLQVLFDGRIMAFLKMESSSPKKVQANILRALEKIPSLSTISSRLTESPQLHLYDEQFGLQYFTYQGQFQQVNRKANHILRETIATYVAELKPRLIVDLFCGSGNLSLHLAHDGCEVIGIESNPRSIVTAKHNVRHNKLTNLDYLCLSSEDFLKDYASRSAKPDLVMIDPPRRGLEESISDLVAMEAKAILYVSCDPNTLARDIGVLQSHGYEIQKGIGFDFFPNTYHVESLVVLKKP; encoded by the coding sequence ATGATCAAGTCAAAATTAAAGCCCGTTATCGAAGGGACTATTGAAGCTGTAGCCTTTGGTGGCCGCGGAATTTTAAAACATGATGGCAAAGTTTTCTTTGTCGAAGGCGGGCTACCAGGGGACCGTGTTCGAGTGCAGGTCACCAAGGAAAAAAAGACCTTTGGCGAAGGTTATGTTACAACTCTTCTTGAACCAAGTGAGATTCGAACGCCTTCACCATGCATCTACTCGGACCAGTGTGGAGGTTGCCAATGGCTGGAAGCACCGAAGGCCCATCAGGACAATTGGAAGCAAGAGTTCATCACCTCTGCTCTGAAGAGAATCGCCAAGGTCGACCATTCATTGGAAACTTTTTTTTCGTCTCCTGATGCACTCCACTACCGCAATCGCGTTTCTTTAAAGGGCATCTATACCAAGAGCTATCTTAAAGTCGGTTACTACCGGCAGCGCTCTCATGAACTAATTGCTATCAAAACTTGCAAGATAGCCGAAAACCCCATCAATCAGTGCTTGGAGCAAGTGAATCGTCTTGACCTCCCACCTACTGAAAAAGATTATAGTTTTGACCTGGATCTTCAGGTTCTATTCGATGGGCGAATCATGGCATTCTTGAAGATGGAATCATCCTCACCGAAAAAAGTTCAGGCAAACATTCTTAGAGCTCTTGAAAAAATCCCTAGCCTATCGACGATCTCATCGCGGCTGACTGAATCTCCCCAGCTTCACCTCTACGATGAGCAATTCGGCCTTCAATACTTCACCTACCAAGGGCAGTTTCAGCAGGTTAACCGCAAGGCGAATCACATTCTACGTGAAACGATCGCCACTTATGTTGCCGAGTTAAAGCCCCGCCTGATTGTGGATCTATTCTGTGGCAGCGGCAATCTTAGCCTCCACCTGGCTCATGATGGCTGTGAGGTCATAGGGATTGAATCAAACCCTCGGTCGATAGTGACCGCAAAACACAACGTCAGGCATAATAAGCTGACTAATCTAGACTACTTGTGTCTGAGTTCAGAGGACTTCCTCAAAGACTATGCGTCGCGATCCGCAAAACCAGATCTGGTAATGATTGATCCCCCACGCCGTGGTCTGGAAGAATCTATTTCCGATTTAGTCGCCATGGAAGCAAAGGCTATCTTATATGTGAGTTGCGACCCCAATACCCTTGCGCGGGATATCGGGGTCCTACAGAGTCATGGCTATGAAATACAGAAAGGGATCGGTTTTGATTTCTTTCCCAACACTTACCATGTGGAAAGCCTTGTTGTGCTCAAAAAGCCTTAA
- a CDS encoding thermonuclease family protein encodes MRILFIYASIVLSSLQGVANASVPRSQACQHQANEFRCVRYLSNYDGDTITFQIDGVHPLLGDKIPIRLSGVDTPELKSKQRCEKELARWAKRFVRAQMRQASTIKLSEVKRGKYFRVVAKVDFDGKDLGDLLLKNGLAVPYDGGKKSKVNWCKKLAMRSSSSARR; translated from the coding sequence ATGCGAATTCTGTTCATATATGCATCGATAGTTTTATCTTCGCTCCAAGGTGTTGCTAATGCTTCCGTGCCTCGCTCTCAAGCATGTCAGCACCAAGCGAACGAGTTTCGCTGTGTCCGCTACCTATCGAATTATGATGGTGACACTATCACCTTTCAAATTGACGGAGTTCATCCCCTTCTTGGCGACAAGATACCTATCCGGTTGAGTGGAGTGGATACCCCAGAGCTAAAATCGAAGCAACGTTGTGAGAAAGAGCTCGCTCGTTGGGCCAAGCGATTTGTCCGTGCTCAGATGAGGCAGGCAAGTACCATCAAGCTTAGTGAGGTCAAACGTGGCAAGTATTTCAGGGTTGTGGCGAAAGTTGATTTCGATGGTAAGGACCTGGGAGATTTGCTGCTCAAGAACGGCCTTGCTGTGCCCTATGATGGTGGCAAGAAGAGCAAGGTTAATTGGTGCAAGAAGCTAGCAATGCGGTCCTCAAGCAGCGCTCGTCGTTGA
- a CDS encoding 7TM diverse intracellular signaling domain-containing protein, whose amino-acid sequence MFLVRFFLLLLVMALPAESQGFEQTWVLHRSDLETPATATAETLWEPVTANAPPFGFNKTVWLKNTLGTLDSPTYLYYPNGVEDIQIYIGDDLIYSYGSFDSSWDHVATQTLHIVPLSAEHQGKEIFIRLHYGVSYLMKGFVPQLSSDIDSIIQSVGQRAIVTSFVIGIFFLLGLLSAMVVAIKRQIDISFYYACMSLAAVVWMFVNQDSTIKFFIEVDPFLATRIDAVSLLLGCSGFFGFLNEVASSHKKLMALSSRIARWLFFGSAALLFLPILSPWYLIPALHIFAIFGFSSFALYLYSAARSIRNNRESQLIVAAILAIIIGSVHDILRYTAWFPSPIESMIPIGIAIATIFMGSIVYFRLRAEQVSYIDQIKDLNTNLEGKVEEKTRDIRSILKNLPQGVFQITADSSLTIGEDYSKSLELILDETEIIGKDPIDLIFNQSDLSSDVKSLIATTLLCALEEDEIAWEANSHLLPHVMGLNDRVIEVDWQHVANADSTVEKILVSLKDVTQLRNLEEEARQQTELANMITEIMDQDVDKISFFVEFSIDLIREAFDQFNDGNYKIVFRNLHTIKGNARTYGFTGVVDSSHQAESELARLIQGEDSRIDACRHEMKETQLSLEAYEQALKKLNLGQENMVRVDKQSLIHLCQEASQCESFDDFRTLTQKILFLVEKNLAQVIEPDIKSLKFMSEKLGKPTPHVVIENDQYVIDKAHRRLLTKTFNHILANAVAHGIESPEERRQSGKAEVGTIRIHIIDTGEGLCISVRDDGRGLAIGSLREKALEQGFINAEETGKLQKIADFIFDSGVSTAQTLDQIAGRGVGLDAVRSFVESYGGCLEIELLSEKDAAFMPFQFKMIVPQSSTTSAA is encoded by the coding sequence ATGTTTTTGGTACGGTTTTTCCTATTGTTGCTCGTGATGGCTCTACCCGCGGAGTCCCAAGGCTTTGAGCAGACCTGGGTGCTCCATCGTAGCGATTTGGAAACACCAGCCACAGCAACTGCCGAAACACTATGGGAGCCGGTGACTGCAAACGCTCCTCCATTTGGCTTCAACAAAACGGTATGGTTAAAAAATACTTTGGGAACCTTGGACTCTCCCACCTATTTGTATTATCCCAATGGTGTCGAAGATATTCAGATCTACATCGGTGACGACCTTATCTACAGCTACGGTTCATTTGACTCAAGCTGGGATCATGTCGCCACCCAAACACTTCATATTGTCCCGCTCAGTGCGGAGCATCAGGGCAAGGAAATCTTTATTCGCCTCCACTATGGTGTATCTTATCTGATGAAAGGGTTTGTGCCTCAACTTAGTTCAGACATTGATTCCATCATACAAAGCGTCGGTCAAAGAGCGATTGTCACAAGCTTTGTAATTGGGATATTCTTTCTTCTTGGACTTCTCTCTGCCATGGTTGTCGCGATTAAACGCCAAATCGACATCAGCTTCTACTATGCATGTATGTCTCTAGCAGCTGTGGTGTGGATGTTCGTCAATCAAGACTCAACAATAAAATTCTTTATTGAGGTGGATCCCTTCCTTGCCACACGGATTGATGCCGTTTCTCTGTTGCTAGGTTGCTCAGGATTTTTCGGCTTCTTAAACGAAGTCGCCAGCAGTCATAAGAAGCTTATGGCTCTCTCGTCACGAATCGCCCGCTGGCTTTTTTTTGGGTCAGCTGCACTTCTCTTTTTGCCCATCCTAAGCCCGTGGTACTTAATCCCAGCACTTCACATCTTTGCGATTTTTGGATTCTCTAGTTTTGCGCTCTACCTTTACTCAGCAGCTAGATCGATACGCAATAATCGTGAATCTCAGCTGATTGTGGCTGCGATACTGGCGATCATCATTGGTAGCGTTCATGATATTCTGCGCTATACCGCATGGTTCCCGAGCCCCATCGAATCCATGATTCCTATAGGTATAGCTATAGCAACCATCTTCATGGGCTCGATAGTTTACTTCCGTTTGCGTGCAGAGCAGGTTTCCTACATCGATCAGATCAAAGATTTGAATACCAATCTTGAGGGGAAGGTCGAAGAAAAAACCAGAGATATTCGCTCGATCTTAAAAAACCTCCCCCAAGGTGTGTTTCAGATCACGGCAGACAGCAGCTTGACGATTGGCGAAGACTATTCTAAGTCCTTGGAATTGATTCTTGATGAAACTGAAATCATCGGCAAAGACCCTATCGACTTAATCTTTAATCAGTCAGACCTATCCAGTGATGTGAAGTCATTGATTGCTACCACACTCCTATGCGCCCTAGAGGAAGACGAAATCGCCTGGGAGGCTAATTCTCACCTGTTACCCCATGTGATGGGTCTCAACGATCGCGTAATCGAAGTGGATTGGCAGCACGTTGCTAATGCCGATAGTACGGTTGAGAAAATATTGGTGTCGTTAAAGGATGTAACTCAACTTCGAAATCTAGAAGAGGAGGCCCGGCAGCAAACTGAACTTGCGAATATGATCACCGAAATCATGGATCAGGATGTTGATAAAATTTCCTTTTTTGTAGAGTTTTCAATTGATCTCATCAGAGAGGCTTTCGATCAGTTTAACGATGGAAATTACAAAATAGTCTTCCGTAACCTTCATACAATCAAAGGCAATGCCAGGACATATGGATTCACTGGTGTCGTTGACAGCTCACATCAGGCGGAATCAGAATTAGCTCGGCTCATTCAGGGGGAAGATAGCAGAATCGATGCCTGCCGGCACGAAATGAAGGAGACCCAACTTTCCTTAGAAGCCTATGAGCAAGCTTTGAAGAAGCTGAATTTGGGTCAGGAGAACATGGTACGGGTTGATAAACAGTCTTTGATTCACCTCTGCCAAGAGGCAAGCCAATGTGAGAGTTTCGATGATTTTAGAACTTTGACTCAAAAAATATTATTCCTCGTTGAAAAGAACCTGGCCCAGGTGATCGAACCTGATATCAAGTCACTGAAGTTTATGTCTGAAAAGCTAGGTAAACCAACTCCCCATGTGGTGATCGAAAATGACCAATACGTTATCGATAAAGCACACAGGCGGCTCTTGACAAAAACCTTCAATCACATCCTCGCTAATGCAGTTGCCCATGGAATCGAATCCCCGGAGGAGCGGCGACAGTCTGGTAAGGCTGAAGTAGGAACGATCCGCATTCATATTATAGATACAGGAGAAGGGCTTTGTATCTCTGTTCGGGATGATGGTCGCGGCCTTGCGATCGGAAGTCTGCGCGAGAAGGCCTTGGAACAAGGATTTATTAACGCTGAAGAAACCGGTAAGCTACAAAAAATTGCTGACTTTATCTTCGACTCGGGGGTGTCCACGGCACAAACTCTTGACCAGATCGCTGGCCGCGGAGTGGGGCTTGATGCTGTTCGCAGTTTTGTGGAAAGCTATGGTGGATGCTTAGAGATAGAGCTTTTGTCTGAAAAAGACGCAGCATTTATGCCTTTTCAATTCAAAATGATCGTCCCCCAATCGTCAACGACGAGCGCTGCTTGA
- a CDS encoding lysophospholipid acyltransferase family protein has protein sequence MKLIKAALFWIPVWTFTIFIFLRVLGVSLVSFLRRDPLLSHHCHNLAGQWGRGILKMTPGWTYRIRGQQHLPPSNKPLVVVANHQSSVDICALYLLGIQFRWLSKAEIFKIPFVGSGMKLAGYVPIKRGDKISHEQAFESSRQWLRQGVSMVYFPEGSRSTDGQLKPFKPGAFRLSELEKVDVLPVIIRGTKSMMAKNSLVPHPSHVDLEVLPPTARRDHESVEDFMDRVRSSMLDTLSQPLPERVILSSQKALTQPTY, from the coding sequence ATGAAACTGATAAAAGCTGCATTATTTTGGATACCAGTTTGGACATTTACTATCTTCATATTTTTGAGGGTTTTGGGCGTATCGCTCGTTAGTTTTTTGAGAAGAGACCCTCTCCTTAGTCATCACTGTCATAACCTAGCAGGTCAATGGGGTCGGGGTATCCTAAAAATGACTCCTGGCTGGACTTATAGGATACGAGGACAGCAGCACCTGCCCCCTAGCAACAAGCCTCTGGTGGTGGTCGCCAATCATCAGAGCAGCGTCGACATCTGCGCCCTTTACCTCCTTGGCATTCAGTTTCGCTGGCTTTCGAAGGCCGAGATTTTTAAGATCCCGTTTGTTGGATCGGGAATGAAGCTTGCTGGCTACGTGCCCATAAAAAGGGGAGACAAGATCAGCCACGAACAAGCATTTGAAAGCAGTCGCCAATGGTTGCGGCAAGGTGTTTCTATGGTCTACTTCCCTGAAGGATCACGAAGCACCGATGGCCAGCTCAAACCCTTTAAGCCAGGAGCATTTCGTCTATCTGAGCTAGAAAAGGTCGATGTACTTCCCGTCATCATCCGCGGAACCAAGTCAATGATGGCCAAGAACTCTCTTGTGCCTCATCCATCCCACGTTGATCTTGAGGTATTGCCCCCAACGGCTCGTCGAGACCATGAATCCGTCGAAGACTTCATGGATCGAGTTCGCAGCTCCATGCTCGACACCTTGAGCCAACCACTTCCAGAAAGGGTGATTCTATCGTCTCAGAAGGCTCTCACTCAGCCGACCTATTAA
- a CDS encoding TerB family tellurite resistance protein, whose product MIKKLRDLLHDLLNENDEFPQEDEKRLAIYGILYEAARSDYNVAPEEEAKIKEVMLRYFSLNEDDYTRIQKEAEQLHLNSPGMFKITREVRNHLDRDERLNLLDELWEIAFADGVIDPQETSILRRLADLLGLEHGEFIASKLRVAKKHQTPD is encoded by the coding sequence ATGATCAAGAAACTTCGCGATTTACTCCACGATTTGCTCAATGAGAACGATGAATTTCCCCAGGAAGATGAGAAGCGCCTGGCGATCTATGGAATCCTCTACGAGGCCGCACGTTCGGATTACAATGTCGCCCCTGAGGAAGAGGCAAAAATTAAGGAAGTCATGCTCCGCTACTTTTCTCTAAATGAAGATGATTATACGCGGATTCAGAAGGAAGCTGAGCAACTCCATCTGAACAGCCCTGGAATGTTTAAGATCACTCGGGAAGTTAGGAATCACCTTGATCGCGATGAACGGCTCAATTTACTCGATGAGCTTTGGGAGATTGCTTTTGCAGACGGTGTGATTGACCCCCAGGAAACATCCATTCTACGACGCTTGGCAGACTTACTCGGCTTGGAACACGGTGAGTTTATTGCCAGCAAGCTTCGTGTTGCCAAGAAGCACCAGACACCAGATTAG
- a CDS encoding gamma carbonic anhydrase family protein, whose amino-acid sequence MIFGPGVDVESCAYVDETVRLFGKVTAEEGVTIWPYAVMRSEMKSITIGKMTNIQDFVMIHIGTKTGTHVGKYCSITHHCTLHGCTIGDYTLVGINSTIMDGCVIGDNCIIAGHTFLKEGTVIPDNSIVMGTPGKVVKTTNSKQKNKLNAVLYYKNGLAYNKGQHRAWDGINLLQDMDKTLKSALDLT is encoded by the coding sequence GTGATTTTTGGGCCAGGTGTAGACGTCGAATCATGTGCTTATGTAGACGAGACAGTGCGTCTATTCGGAAAAGTGACGGCGGAGGAGGGTGTGACTATTTGGCCATATGCGGTAATGCGTTCAGAAATGAAGTCCATTACTATCGGGAAGATGACCAATATACAAGACTTTGTCATGATTCATATCGGAACTAAGACAGGTACCCACGTTGGAAAGTATTGCTCCATCACACACCACTGCACACTTCATGGCTGCACCATTGGTGATTACACCCTCGTGGGGATTAACTCGACAATCATGGATGGCTGCGTGATTGGTGATAATTGTATCATTGCTGGGCATACCTTCTTAAAAGAAGGAACGGTGATTCCCGATAACTCAATCGTGATGGGAACCCCAGGCAAGGTTGTTAAAACAACGAATAGTAAGCAAAAAAACAAGCTAAACGCTGTTCTATACTATAAAAACGGGCTAGCTTATAATAAAGGGCAGCACCGCGCCTGGGACGGAATCAACTTACTTCAGGATATGGATAAAACCCTTAAGTCTGCATTGGATTTAACCTAG